The Winogradskyella schleiferi genome has a window encoding:
- a CDS encoding acyltransferase family protein, with amino-acid sequence MPYINSFNHYRALAIVLIVAAHSRTMADLGSSTFINKFIINGIAGATMNFTFISGFLFYIVIYKRFEYSVYVKNKFNQLLKPYLVLSVIPIVISILTLPNFWDHSFTLSILGHHPFVSGSISVLKYLVSGAHVIAYWYIPFALLMALMSPLHIAFIKLLNHKWQIIIFLVFLIIASIVHRPHTRSDVFQSVHTLIYFTPSFLFGIVCAIHREKIYAKLKGKEVYLLAAAIFFILLQLYFGDVGLYSKSDIFSYNGFDLLAFKMVFLCLFLMVWLHRFEHIKNTWITILANTSFAIFFLHVYILRGITLTRSYFKIEFENYNLLIYVIMITFITLLSALIAVIVNKILPKYSLVLVGYGKKKKRLMTN; translated from the coding sequence ATGCCTTATATAAACTCTTTTAACCATTATAGAGCGTTAGCCATAGTGCTGATTGTTGCAGCTCATTCCAGAACCATGGCAGATTTAGGTTCTAGCACTTTCATTAATAAATTTATCATTAATGGTATTGCCGGAGCAACTATGAATTTTACGTTTATTTCGGGTTTCTTGTTCTATATCGTGATATATAAGCGATTTGAATATTCAGTTTATGTGAAAAACAAGTTTAATCAATTATTAAAACCGTATTTAGTCTTATCTGTTATACCCATTGTGATAAGTATATTAACATTACCTAATTTTTGGGATCATTCATTTACATTATCAATACTAGGGCATCATCCATTTGTGTCTGGTTCGATATCTGTTTTGAAATACCTAGTTAGTGGTGCGCACGTAATAGCATATTGGTATATACCTTTTGCATTGCTAATGGCATTGATGTCTCCTTTACATATTGCATTTATAAAACTCTTAAATCATAAGTGGCAAATTATAATCTTTTTAGTGTTTTTAATAATCGCATCCATAGTTCATCGTCCACATACGCGTTCAGATGTTTTTCAGAGTGTTCACACCTTAATATATTTTACGCCATCTTTTTTATTCGGAATTGTTTGTGCTATTCATAGAGAGAAAATATATGCTAAGTTAAAAGGAAAGGAAGTGTATTTATTGGCTGCTGCCATTTTCTTTATTTTGTTGCAACTTTATTTTGGAGATGTGGGTCTTTATAGTAAAAGTGACATATTCTCCTATAATGGATTCGATCTATTAGCATTTAAAATGGTTTTTTTATGTCTGTTTTTGATGGTATGGTTACATAGATTTGAACATATTAAAAATACTTGGATTACTATTTTAGCAAACACGAGTTTTGCCATTTTTTTTCTTCATGTTTACATTCTAAGGGGTATTACCTTAACCAGGAGTTATTTTAAAATAGAGTTTGAAAATTATAATTTGCTCATATACGTTATAATGATTACTTTCATTACTTTGTTGAGTGCACTAATTGCGGTCATAGTAAATAAAATTCTACCTAAATATTCTTTGGTTTTAGTAGGTTATGGGAAAAAAAAGAAACGTTTAATGACAAATTAA